Within the Agromyces atrinae genome, the region CGTCGCAAGAGCGTGATGCGGTCGGCGTAGGCGCCCGCGAGGTTGAGGTCGTGCAGCACGACGATGACGGCGTCGCCCGCTCGCGCCGAGTCGCGCGCGAGTCGCAGCACGTCCTCCTGGTGGCGGAGGTCGAGCGCCGCGGTCGGCTCGTCGAGCAGAAGGATGCCGGTGCGCTGGGCGAGGATTCGAGCGAGTGCCGCGCGTGCGCGCTCACCGCCCGAGAGCGAGGGGATCTGCCGTTCCGCGAAGCGACCGATGTCGGTCGAACGGATGGCGTCGTCGACGGCGACCTCGTCATCGTCTTCCCGCGGTGTGCGGCGCCAGGGTGCACGACCCATCTCGACGACCTGACGCACGGTGAACGGGAAGAAGACGTCGTTGTGCTGCAGGAGCACGGCGCGGCGCTGCGCGAGCTCGCGCACGTGCCACTCCTCGAGCGGGCGCCCGGCGATCGAGATCGAGCCCGACACCGTCTCCTGATCGCCCGTGACAGCCGCGAGCAGGGTCGACTTGCCGGCG harbors:
- a CDS encoding heme ABC transporter ATP-binding protein, with the protein product MTPRWELPAPIEVGDVAIAATDVSVELSGTRILDGVDLEVRAGEVLALIGPNGAGKSTLLAAVTGDQETVSGSISIAGRPLEEWHVRELAQRRAVLLQHNDVFFPFTVRQVVEMGRAPWRRTPREDDDEVAVDDAIRSTDIGRFAERQIPSLSGGERARAALARILAQRTGILLLDEPTAALDLRHQEDVLRLARDSARAGDAVIVVLHDLNLAGAYADRITLLRRGRHVVTGTPAEVLTAERLTEVYEYPVEVIDHPATGRPVILPIR